A portion of the Parasedimentitalea marina genome contains these proteins:
- a CDS encoding FecCD family ABC transporter permease translates to MASHSIFGANQGAALGMVLIRFSFTMLDAAVGAFAVASALVAGLLTLLVLLNGGCLAISGTIVQALLRNPLASPKIIGINSGAALAVYLMVIMFPNLSITYLPVAAVMGGCLAASLIYLGAEFGKVSPARLVLIGIAVGQLCDAGVNYILVTSPTFTFSTPLVWLTGSLWARGWAHVGMVWHVLPLLGVASVTLSFRLDLIRLGDAHATGLGMNVRVERFMLMVLAVLLASVSVSVVGVLGFVGLMAPQIARSLMGGDITVS, encoded by the coding sequence TTGGCATCACACTCAATTTTTGGCGCCAATCAAGGTGCTGCCTTGGGAATGGTTTTGATTCGATTTTCTTTCACAATGCTTGACGCTGCAGTAGGAGCGTTTGCCGTCGCCAGTGCGCTGGTTGCAGGACTGTTGACTTTGTTGGTCTTGTTGAACGGCGGATGCCTTGCGATATCCGGAACCATTGTTCAGGCGCTATTGCGAAATCCTCTGGCCAGCCCGAAAATCATCGGTATCAATTCAGGCGCCGCACTTGCCGTGTACTTGATGGTGATAATGTTTCCCAATCTGTCCATCACATATCTGCCTGTTGCAGCAGTCATGGGCGGCTGCCTTGCGGCCAGTCTGATCTATCTGGGAGCCGAATTTGGCAAGGTGTCGCCAGCCCGATTGGTCCTGATCGGTATTGCCGTCGGGCAGTTGTGTGATGCGGGTGTGAACTACATCCTGGTTACATCACCCACGTTCACTTTTTCAACGCCGCTGGTTTGGCTAACGGGATCTCTGTGGGCGCGTGGTTGGGCCCATGTAGGAATGGTCTGGCATGTCCTGCCGCTGTTGGGCGTGGCCAGCGTCACCCTAAGCTTCCGGCTGGATTTGATCCGCCTTGGGGACGCTCATGCAACTGGCCTGGGCATGAATGTGCGCGTCGAGCGTTTTATGTTGATGGTTCTGGCGGTTCTGCTGGCCTCGGTATCAGTAAGCGTCGTTGGAGTGCTTGGTTTCGTCGGGTTGATGGCACCGCAAATCGCACGCAGCCTGATGGGAGGGGACATCACCGTATCCTAA
- a CDS encoding LysR family transcriptional regulator, which produces MKRSEIPSLDDLRAFEAVARLGSVRAAADELALTHGAISRRVTKLSRDLDIRLVTPDGRGIAMTPEGELLSDATSKALALIGETLTSIRLQKVNAPIVLSCERSVAMRWLIPRLSQFQDAHPDIPVHLSVGGGTLNFARDGVTLAVRRLDFPIDPDWQIIPLFDEEIGAVMTPEMIGAFQAGNYIGLGSKTRPNAWSTWLDQIPNAPKPAEIRLFDHHFLLAEAAAGGLGVAVCPQIVACDDLERGRLIAPLGFVDDGSTYGLIHPRHSELSEEIGSLVQWICSAFASVGA; this is translated from the coding sequence ATGAAGCGATCTGAGATCCCCTCCCTCGATGACCTACGCGCCTTTGAGGCCGTTGCAAGACTTGGCTCTGTGCGGGCGGCCGCCGACGAATTAGCCTTGACGCATGGGGCAATCAGCAGACGCGTTACTAAGCTATCACGCGATCTGGATATTCGCTTGGTAACCCCTGATGGGCGTGGCATTGCCATGACTCCGGAGGGAGAGCTTTTATCCGACGCCACCTCCAAGGCCCTCGCTTTGATCGGTGAAACGTTGACCTCGATCCGTCTTCAAAAAGTAAATGCTCCGATTGTGCTTTCCTGTGAACGATCTGTCGCCATGCGGTGGCTGATCCCCAGGCTGAGCCAGTTTCAGGATGCACACCCTGATATCCCGGTCCATTTGTCTGTAGGTGGTGGTACGCTCAATTTCGCTCGGGATGGCGTGACATTGGCTGTGCGCCGCCTGGATTTTCCTATTGATCCCGACTGGCAGATCATCCCGTTGTTTGACGAGGAAATCGGTGCCGTGATGACTCCGGAGATGATTGGCGCATTCCAAGCTGGGAACTATATCGGACTGGGCAGCAAAACCAGGCCGAATGCGTGGTCGACCTGGTTGGATCAAATCCCGAACGCGCCCAAACCTGCTGAAATTAGATTGTTCGACCACCATTTCTTGCTGGCAGAAGCTGCTGCGGGTGGCCTTGGCGTCGCAGTTTGCCCACAAATCGTGGCCTGTGATGATCTCGAAAGGGGGCGCCTGATTGCGCCGCTTGGGTTTGTTGATGATGGATCAACCTATGGGCTGATACATCCACGGCATTCAGAATTGAGTGAGGAGATAGGAAGCTTGGTGCAATGGATCTGCAGTGCCTTCGCATCCGTCGGAGCGTAG
- a CDS encoding cupin domain-containing protein, whose product MGLRFIFMLTRNDKTVEDAEQHLKTALAAGVHHIGFKDVGLPFERLKDLNAAIKAGGATSYLEVVSLDKESEIASAKAAAEIGVDILLGGTNVDAVLTVLAGTDIQYFPFPGQIEGHPSVLAGSIDEVVDSAVELAGREGVHGLDLLAYRSTENVTGLMAAVCAAVKKPVIMAGSIGSRERIEIVRRSGAAGFTIGTAALDGDYPADSPVLETQLRSIQRDVAGVNKHVSPHGPKNLEKAFASFTQTWSPRLAGRVNNMAVKLAKFEGEFVWHHHETEDEMFLVHKGQLLMKFRDRDEVVDEGEFIIVPHGVEHCPVALGGTCEVLLLEPDTTVNTGNADDPRRATDLAKV is encoded by the coding sequence ATGGGACTTCGTTTTATCTTCATGCTCACCCGCAATGACAAGACGGTTGAGGACGCAGAACAGCATCTGAAAACAGCGCTTGCTGCAGGTGTGCATCACATTGGCTTCAAGGATGTGGGCCTTCCTTTTGAACGGTTGAAGGATCTGAATGCGGCAATCAAGGCCGGTGGAGCCACCAGCTATCTTGAAGTGGTTTCCCTGGACAAGGAAAGCGAGATTGCCTCAGCCAAAGCCGCTGCGGAGATCGGTGTCGATATCCTACTGGGCGGCACGAATGTGGATGCGGTTCTGACTGTTCTGGCGGGCACCGACATTCAGTATTTCCCGTTTCCAGGCCAGATCGAGGGCCACCCCAGCGTGCTCGCGGGTAGCATCGACGAAGTGGTCGACAGTGCGGTGGAATTGGCTGGGCGAGAGGGTGTGCACGGACTTGATTTGCTGGCCTATCGCTCAACCGAAAATGTTACTGGGCTGATGGCGGCTGTCTGTGCAGCGGTGAAAAAGCCGGTGATCATGGCCGGCTCGATCGGTTCGCGTGAGCGCATCGAAATCGTCCGCCGTTCTGGTGCTGCTGGTTTCACCATCGGCACCGCGGCGCTTGATGGCGACTACCCAGCCGACAGCCCAGTGTTGGAAACCCAATTACGTTCGATCCAACGGGACGTGGCTGGGGTAAACAAACACGTGTCTCCGCACGGTCCCAAGAACCTCGAAAAAGCATTTGCCTCATTCACGCAAACCTGGAGCCCGCGCCTCGCCGGAAGGGTCAACAATATGGCGGTCAAACTGGCCAAGTTCGAAGGTGAGTTCGTCTGGCATCACCATGAAACGGAAGACGAGATGTTCCTTGTCCACAAAGGGCAGCTGTTGATGAAATTCCGTGACCGGGATGAGGTGGTAGACGAAGGTGAGTTCATCATTGTTCCGCATGGGGTGGAGCATTGCCCGGTGGCGTTGGGGGGCACCTGCGAGGTCCTACTGCTTGAACCAGATACGACGGTGAACACCGGGAACGCAGACGACCCACGTCGGGCAACCGATCTGGCGAAAGTCTAA
- a CDS encoding nucleotide-binding domain containing protein gives MAPACPEAGRITAGGVQHVNGVPVCQSSYADDLVHPATTSRNADLLPYASADVTILDAVTQKELNQKVAAVEDVEDTLWVGSPGVAIALANRFAQARSDKLAIRMCNSILIVVGSANPVSRRQLTQVMQHPHTTYLMIPKDRVTAPAQSLSDLVEQAMDHFGECDTVIATGGDKMEAALNLLGICQFSLVGELEHGFPLAIATLPNGSLLTLGMKAGGFGVDTTLLHAVDVPCTRKGKAI, from the coding sequence ATGGCGCCTGCCTGTCCTGAGGCCGGGCGCATTACCGCCGGCGGAGTTCAGCATGTGAACGGCGTTCCCGTGTGCCAGTCCTCCTATGCTGATGATCTTGTCCATCCTGCAACAACATCGCGGAACGCAGATCTCCTGCCTTACGCGAGCGCGGATGTGACCATTCTAGATGCGGTTACGCAGAAGGAACTGAACCAGAAGGTGGCTGCAGTAGAAGACGTTGAAGATACACTTTGGGTTGGCTCCCCGGGAGTGGCAATTGCATTGGCCAATCGGTTTGCGCAAGCGCGCTCTGATAAACTTGCAATCCGAATGTGCAACTCGATCCTGATCGTCGTCGGCAGTGCCAATCCGGTCAGCCGTCGGCAATTGACACAGGTAATGCAGCATCCCCACACCACATACCTGATGATACCAAAGGATCGGGTCACCGCGCCTGCACAATCTCTTTCGGATCTGGTGGAGCAAGCCATGGATCATTTTGGGGAATGTGACACCGTGATCGCTACAGGTGGGGACAAGATGGAAGCCGCGCTGAACTTGCTTGGAATTTGCCAGTTTTCCCTGGTCGGCGAACTTGAGCATGGTTTTCCGCTCGCGATAGCCACGCTGCCAAATGGGAGCTTGTTAACGCTTGGAATGAAGGCCGGTGGCTTTGGCGTGGACACAACATTGTTGCATGCGGTCGATGTGCCGTGCACCAGGAAAGGGAAGGCTATTTGA
- a CDS encoding 50S ribosomal protein L21, giving the protein MFAVLKTGGKQYKVQAGDILRIEKLAADAGETIQFNDILMLGGDAPVVGAPFIEGAAVQAEVIDQIKGEKLIHFVKRRRKHSSKRTKGHRQKLTLVRITEIMASGADASGVKVATGKDASAAKANAPAVAASDDLTQLTGVGPAAATKLNDAGLTSFAQIAALSADDIAGIEAVKVKPEWVAQAAELAKG; this is encoded by the coding sequence ATGTTTGCGGTCCTCAAGACTGGCGGCAAGCAGTACAAAGTTCAAGCGGGTGATATCCTCCGCATTGAAAAATTGGCTGCTGATGCTGGCGAAACAATTCAGTTCAACGACATCCTGATGCTGGGCGGCGACGCTCCAGTTGTGGGTGCACCCTTTATTGAAGGCGCTGCTGTGCAGGCCGAGGTCATCGACCAGATCAAAGGCGAAAAGCTGATCCATTTCGTCAAGCGCCGTCGTAAGCACTCTTCTAAGCGCACCAAAGGTCACCGTCAGAAACTGACATTGGTCCGGATCACTGAGATCATGGCTTCTGGTGCTGACGCATCCGGTGTTAAAGTTGCAACGGGCAAAGACGCTTCGGCAGCTAAGGCAAATGCACCCGCAGTTGCTGCATCCGATGATCTGACACAATTGACTGGTGTTGGCCCGGCCGCAGCTACAAAACTGAACGACGCTGGCCTGACCAGTTTTGCTCAGATCGCAGCCTTGTCGGCAGACGACATTGCTGGTATCGAGGCGGTCAAAGTGAAACCCGAGTGGGTTGCACAGGCTGCAGAGCTGGCTAAAGGCTAA
- a CDS encoding cysteine desulfurase has protein sequence MYDVNTIRADFPILSREVNGKPLTYLDNGASAQKPKVVIDAITRAYAEEYSNVHRGLHYLSNLSTERYEAVRGTISTFLNAGDENTIVLNSGTTEGINLVAYAWAMPRFQPGDEIVLSVMEHHANIVPWHFLRERQGIVLKWVDVQPDGSLDPQAVIDAIGAKTKLVAVTQCSNVLGTVVDVKSITQGAHAKGVPVLVDGSQGAVHMPVDVQDIGCDFYAITGHKLYGPSGSGAIFIRPERMAEMRPFLGGGDMIKEVSKDHVLYNDPPMKFEAGTPGIVQTIGFGVALEYMMGLGMENIASHEASLRDYAESRFAGLNWFNIQGQASGKAAIFSFTMDGAAHSHDISTILDKRGVAVRAGHHCAGPLMEHLGVTATCRASFGLYNTTGEIDTLIDSLELAHDLFS, from the coding sequence ATGTATGACGTAAACACAATTCGTGCTGATTTTCCGATCCTTTCTCGAGAGGTTAATGGCAAACCGCTGACTTATCTGGATAATGGAGCATCGGCACAAAAGCCAAAGGTGGTCATTGACGCAATTACCCGGGCCTACGCCGAGGAATACTCCAATGTTCACCGCGGCTTGCACTACCTATCTAATCTTTCCACAGAGAGATACGAGGCCGTTAGGGGCACTATTTCAACCTTTCTGAACGCCGGTGATGAGAACACTATCGTGCTGAATTCCGGCACCACTGAGGGTATCAATTTGGTTGCCTACGCCTGGGCAATGCCGCGTTTCCAACCCGGAGACGAAATTGTGCTAAGCGTGATGGAGCACCATGCAAATATCGTTCCCTGGCACTTTCTTAGGGAACGACAGGGGATCGTGCTGAAGTGGGTGGATGTTCAACCAGACGGATCTCTGGATCCACAGGCGGTTATTGATGCAATCGGGGCCAAGACCAAACTGGTTGCTGTGACCCAGTGTTCGAATGTTTTGGGCACTGTCGTTGATGTCAAATCCATAACTCAAGGCGCCCATGCCAAGGGAGTTCCAGTCTTAGTTGATGGATCTCAAGGCGCAGTTCACATGCCTGTGGATGTGCAGGATATAGGTTGTGATTTCTATGCTATTACGGGCCATAAGTTATATGGTCCCTCCGGCTCCGGAGCCATTTTTATCCGGCCTGAGCGTATGGCAGAGATGCGCCCGTTCCTTGGTGGTGGGGACATGATTAAAGAGGTCAGCAAAGACCACGTTTTGTATAATGATCCGCCTATGAAATTCGAAGCCGGCACGCCTGGTATTGTCCAAACTATCGGATTCGGTGTGGCGTTGGAGTACATGATGGGCTTGGGAATGGAAAATATTGCCTCCCATGAAGCCAGCCTTCGTGACTATGCAGAGAGCCGGTTCGCCGGATTGAATTGGTTCAATATACAAGGGCAAGCTTCTGGAAAGGCAGCTATATTTAGCTTCACTATGGACGGGGCTGCCCATTCGCATGACATCTCAACAATCCTTGATAAGCGCGGCGTCGCAGTACGGGCAGGTCATCATTGCGCCGGACCGCTCATGGAGCATTTAGGAGTAACTGCAACCTGCAGGGCGTCCTTCGGGCTGTATAACACTACTGGAGAAATCGACACACTCATCGACTCTCTTGAATTGGCACATGATCTATTTTCATGA
- the pdxA gene encoding 4-hydroxythreonine-4-phosphate dehydrogenase PdxA, which yields MTEQVKPLAITMGDPSGIGPEIVVMALVEQPGVRALVFGCPSVMERAVGIVGADCDVRSLRCVQDARFTPGVIEVVSSGNLTELPAIGQIQATSGDAAFSAIQLAIACALEGQVSGIVTAPIHKEALSQAGISYPGHTEMLADFSGAERVAMLLGNDEIRTVLVTIHCSLSDAIKGGSFEAQMTAIRLTHEGATALGYDNPRVAVAGLNPHAGEGGLFGREEIEIIAPAIKAAQAEGINASGPWPGDTVFMMARQGQFDIVVAQYHDQGLIPVKYMGLEKGVNITLGLPFVRTSPDHGTAFDIAGTGKADAASLLTAMSYASKLVSAQSKGIA from the coding sequence ATGACAGAGCAAGTTAAACCCCTGGCCATCACTATGGGCGACCCGTCCGGGATTGGGCCAGAGATCGTCGTAATGGCGCTGGTCGAGCAGCCAGGAGTCCGCGCCTTGGTGTTCGGCTGTCCGAGTGTGATGGAACGGGCTGTCGGAATTGTTGGGGCCGATTGCGATGTGCGCTCGTTGCGCTGTGTGCAAGACGCTCGTTTCACGCCTGGCGTGATTGAGGTTGTGAGCAGTGGCAATCTGACCGAACTTCCCGCAATAGGACAGATCCAGGCAACAAGTGGAGATGCCGCCTTTTCTGCCATCCAGCTGGCCATCGCTTGTGCGCTGGAAGGGCAGGTGTCAGGTATCGTCACAGCCCCAATCCATAAGGAGGCATTGTCTCAAGCCGGGATTTCATATCCCGGGCACACTGAAATGCTGGCCGATTTTAGCGGGGCAGAGCGCGTGGCAATGCTGCTTGGGAATGACGAGATCCGCACCGTCCTCGTGACCATTCACTGCTCGCTTTCGGACGCCATCAAGGGCGGTAGTTTCGAGGCGCAGATGACGGCAATCCGGCTGACTCATGAGGGTGCCACAGCCTTGGGATACGACAATCCGCGTGTGGCAGTTGCAGGCCTTAACCCGCATGCCGGGGAAGGTGGGCTGTTTGGCCGGGAAGAGATTGAGATTATCGCGCCTGCAATCAAGGCCGCTCAGGCTGAGGGGATCAACGCCTCCGGACCCTGGCCTGGCGATACGGTATTCATGATGGCGCGCCAAGGTCAGTTCGATATTGTCGTGGCGCAATACCACGATCAGGGGCTGATCCCCGTCAAATACATGGGACTGGAGAAAGGGGTGAACATCACCCTTGGTCTGCCCTTCGTTCGCACCAGCCCCGATCATGGCACCGCATTCGACATTGCCGGAACCGGCAAGGCCGATGCCGCCAGCCTTCTGACCGCCATGAGTTATGCCAGCAAACTGGTATCTGCCCAAAGTAAAGGAATAGCCTGA
- a CDS encoding iron chelate uptake ABC transporter family permease subunit, translating into MLLVVLADATVGTLVPPTEISAGILTAMFGAPFFIFILTTSGKAKHS; encoded by the coding sequence ATGTTGCTGGTGGTCCTGGCGGACGCAACTGTTGGGACGCTGGTACCACCGACTGAAATCTCAGCTGGTATTCTGACCGCGATGTTCGGCGCACCGTTTTTCATCTTCATTCTGACAACCTCGGGCAAAGCAAAACATTCATGA
- a CDS encoding iron chelate uptake ABC transporter family permease subunit: protein MERGEWLKRFAFATSIFALLFVGGTAASLATGGRNDVGLNALLGVFRAEPATFAQSIMFDIRLPRTVAVILTGMNLAITGLVFAGNHKKPIGITLNFWRQSRCCLGNGFDSIFFHNA, encoded by the coding sequence ATGGAACGTGGCGAATGGCTTAAGCGCTTTGCGTTCGCCACTTCTATTTTCGCTCTTCTGTTCGTCGGTGGCACTGCTGCGTCCCTGGCGACAGGAGGGCGAAATGATGTTGGGCTGAACGCGCTGTTAGGCGTGTTTAGGGCCGAGCCAGCAACATTTGCTCAGTCCATTATGTTTGACATCCGGTTGCCACGGACAGTTGCGGTAATTCTTACCGGGATGAACCTCGCCATTACTGGTTTGGTTTTTGCAGGCAATCACAAGAAACCCATTGGCATCACACTCAATTTTTGGCGCCAATCAAGGTGCTGCCTTGGGAATGGTTTTGATTCGATTTTCTTTCACAATGCTTGA
- a CDS encoding DUF2059 domain-containing protein, whose product MKYFLPFPVFVMRGLLVLVLASLLVPKSVSAADRDRIETFLEVTGFDVALDSIALSAGSAPDMLGLEPGDFGTAWSRLSNQVFDTNVMHDLALQILSKTLDEEALAHASAFYASDLGQRLVVAENAAHMIEEDDVVQRAGTRIISELVREGSKRLAILKRMGTAIDSSNTGVKAVQQIQLRFLMAARDAGVIELELGVDGLEALLKEQEGDLRLALQASALAGSAYTYQAFTDRDLLAYVEALEHPLMQSVYELLNAVQYEITANRFELLASRLSELAMGQDI is encoded by the coding sequence ATGAAATATTTTCTCCCCTTTCCCGTATTCGTGATGCGTGGCCTGCTAGTCCTTGTTCTTGCGTCCCTTTTAGTTCCGAAAAGTGTATCTGCGGCAGATCGTGATCGGATCGAAACCTTCCTGGAGGTTACTGGGTTTGATGTCGCATTAGACAGTATTGCGCTGTCGGCTGGCAGTGCACCAGACATGCTGGGCTTAGAGCCGGGCGATTTCGGGACTGCCTGGAGCCGCTTGTCAAACCAGGTATTTGATACAAACGTGATGCACGATCTTGCATTGCAAATTCTGTCGAAAACATTGGATGAAGAGGCGCTGGCCCATGCCTCGGCCTTTTATGCAAGTGATTTAGGGCAGCGGTTGGTTGTGGCTGAAAATGCAGCCCACATGATCGAAGAAGATGATGTCGTCCAACGGGCAGGAACACGAATTATCTCAGAGTTGGTGCGCGAGGGGTCTAAACGGCTGGCCATTTTAAAGCGTATGGGAACCGCAATTGACTCCTCAAATACCGGCGTTAAGGCGGTACAGCAGATCCAACTTCGTTTCCTTATGGCGGCTCGGGATGCTGGTGTCATTGAGTTGGAGTTGGGCGTAGATGGCTTAGAAGCCCTATTAAAGGAACAGGAAGGTGATTTACGCCTTGCATTACAAGCGTCAGCACTGGCTGGTTCAGCTTATACCTATCAGGCATTTACGGATCGGGATTTACTGGCCTATGTCGAAGCCCTGGAACATCCCTTGATGCAATCTGTCTATGAATTGCTGAATGCGGTACAGTATGAGATTACCGCAAACCGGTTCGAATTGCTGGCGTCCCGGCTATCTGAACTGGCCATGGGCCAGGATATCTAG
- a CDS encoding LysR family transcriptional regulator yields the protein MKVFEWDDLRFFLAVLRGRSVRAASKQLGVSHSTVSRRLQAMEDQLNIKLFTRQPDGFVLTDVGEALVERAERVESEILSMEREVFGRDARLAGVVRISTPPLLAQDLLMPILAEFTTLYPQIEIEVDATFEVADLRRRNADIAIRFQVQPDDGLVAHRLPDFANTVYATQDYVEANSFIGENPTAEWIALGGKDVLAHWREDSPMSNCKVTHVISDMQAQQSAISAGMGFGYLNCFAADPDPTLVRISEPRAAHALPTWALTHPDLVATERVRVCVRFLVAAIFYREHEISGKVSGQL from the coding sequence ATGAAAGTTTTTGAATGGGATGACCTGCGATTTTTTCTGGCAGTGCTACGTGGACGGTCAGTGCGTGCTGCTTCCAAGCAGTTGGGTGTCAGCCACTCAACTGTGTCGCGTCGGTTGCAAGCAATGGAGGATCAACTGAACATCAAACTGTTTACGCGTCAGCCCGATGGTTTCGTTCTGACCGATGTAGGGGAAGCACTTGTCGAACGTGCAGAGCGGGTAGAAAGTGAAATACTGAGTATGGAGCGCGAGGTGTTTGGCCGGGATGCACGCCTTGCAGGGGTGGTGCGAATATCAACGCCTCCGCTGTTGGCACAAGATCTGCTGATGCCTATTCTGGCAGAGTTTACGACGCTTTATCCGCAGATTGAAATTGAGGTCGATGCAACCTTTGAGGTGGCCGACTTGCGACGGAGAAACGCCGATATTGCCATCCGGTTTCAGGTGCAACCTGATGACGGTCTGGTCGCCCACCGGCTGCCGGATTTTGCCAATACAGTCTATGCGACCCAGGACTATGTCGAAGCGAATAGCTTTATTGGCGAAAACCCAACCGCCGAGTGGATTGCATTGGGTGGCAAAGATGTATTGGCCCACTGGCGTGAAGACTCGCCGATGTCCAACTGCAAGGTGACACATGTAATCTCAGACATGCAGGCGCAACAAAGTGCGATCAGTGCTGGAATGGGCTTTGGCTATCTAAACTGCTTTGCTGCCGATCCCGACCCGACATTGGTACGCATCTCTGAACCCAGAGCTGCGCACGCCTTGCCGACCTGGGCTTTAACCCACCCAGACCTGGTCGCAACCGAGCGGGTGCGAGTTTGTGTCCGCTTTCTTGTTGCTGCGATATTCTATCGTGAACACGAAATAAGCGGGAAAGTTTCAGGTCAATTGTGA
- a CDS encoding ABC transporter ATP-binding protein, whose product MSIELNQVSAGNNGFKLCDISLTIAKGSFTALIGPNGCGKSKLLNTMARVLQAHQGTIHIGGSNIKTAKTKEIARLVTFLPQNSVVPPTISGEPLVNYGRAPHQNLLGLRSQADRDAVENALHITSLAGLRKRPLAELSGGQRQRAFIAMCLAQDTPYLLFDEPTSFLDIHH is encoded by the coding sequence ATGAGTATTGAACTCAATCAGGTCAGCGCTGGCAACAACGGCTTCAAGCTGTGTGACATCTCCCTGACTATTGCCAAAGGGAGCTTTACTGCTCTTATCGGCCCAAATGGCTGCGGGAAATCAAAATTGCTTAACACGATGGCCCGCGTCCTACAGGCACATCAAGGCACCATCCACATTGGGGGGAGCAACATAAAGACCGCCAAGACAAAAGAGATCGCCCGATTGGTGACGTTTTTGCCGCAAAACTCAGTAGTGCCGCCGACGATATCTGGGGAGCCGTTGGTCAACTACGGCCGCGCACCACATCAAAACCTGTTGGGTTTGCGCAGTCAGGCCGATCGCGACGCTGTCGAAAATGCACTTCACATTACCTCGCTCGCGGGTCTGCGTAAACGTCCGTTGGCGGAACTCTCAGGTGGTCAGCGCCAGCGAGCTTTCATCGCAATGTGTTTGGCTCAAGATACCCCGTATTTGCTGTTTGATGAGCCCACATCATTTCTTGATATTCACCATTAA
- a CDS encoding ABC transporter substrate-binding protein, protein MGSTTVSDAPQRVGVLEFSFIDALASVGVAPVGIADDNKRVGVFPAYSDVTGDDWVSVGTPKTPSLEIIASLQRDLIIADKTRHAAAYDTLSEIT, encoded by the coding sequence ATGGGCTCAACTACAGTTTCGGATGCGCCACAGCGTGTGGGTGTTCTTGAGTTTAGTTTCATTGATGCTTTGGCTTCGGTTGGTGTCGCACCGGTTGGCATCGCTGACGACAATAAACGAGTTGGAGTCTTTCCGGCTTATTCTGACGTTACTGGCGATGATTGGGTCTCGGTTGGAACCCCTAAAACACCCAGCCTTGAGATCATTGCTTCGTTGCAGCGAGACCTGATCATAGCCGATAAAACGCGCCACGCAGCAGCCTATGACACACTGTCTGAAATTACCTGA
- a CDS encoding SDR family oxidoreductase: protein MKNQILIIGGTGNIGTPLVDLLKDGDQSYRVMVRNEENETKMAAAGVPFVRAELGDWPSVEAALENVDTVFLLSAPSPVMSDLHKGLIDRAKSADVHKIVRLSAEPANYSKGLPMYEQHSEVDDYLVASGLDYVILRPHYFMQNIPQMHATFMKDQGMFAQYMGDSRIPMVDARDIAKAALAGLTSDAFNGKIHVITGPQPISFDDVAKAFSKPLGKEISYVNLSYEDQKAGLEAYGTPEMVVQTVMTLFKRWSEGEDQPATSDYEKITGEKATDIEKFAADFAPVM from the coding sequence ATGAAAAATCAAATCCTTATCATCGGCGGCACCGGAAACATTGGCACCCCGTTGGTCGATCTATTGAAGGACGGCGACCAAAGTTACCGCGTCATGGTGCGAAACGAGGAAAATGAGACTAAAATGGCGGCGGCAGGTGTCCCCTTTGTTCGTGCAGAACTGGGAGATTGGCCAAGCGTTGAGGCCGCTTTGGAAAACGTCGACACGGTGTTCCTTCTGAGCGCGCCGTCGCCAGTCATGTCAGACTTGCACAAAGGGCTCATTGATCGCGCCAAATCCGCAGATGTGCACAAAATTGTGCGGCTGTCGGCTGAGCCTGCCAACTATAGCAAGGGCCTTCCGATGTATGAACAGCATTCTGAGGTTGATGACTATCTGGTGGCGAGTGGGTTGGACTATGTCATTCTAAGACCACATTATTTCATGCAGAATATCCCACAAATGCACGCGACCTTCATGAAGGATCAGGGCATGTTTGCGCAATACATGGGTGACTCTCGAATTCCCATGGTGGATGCGCGTGACATTGCCAAGGCAGCGCTGGCTGGACTGACTTCGGACGCGTTCAACGGCAAAATTCACGTTATCACGGGTCCACAGCCGATCAGTTTTGATGATGTTGCCAAGGCTTTCTCAAAGCCCCTCGGCAAGGAAATCAGCTACGTGAATCTATCCTACGAAGATCAGAAAGCCGGACTTGAAGCCTATGGTACACCTGAAATGGTTGTTCAAACGGTCATGACCTTGTTCAAGCGCTGGTCCGAGGGAGAGGATCAACCGGCAACCAGCGACTACGAGAAAATCACCGGAGAAAAGGCGACAGATATCGAAAAGTTTGCAGCGGATTTCGCCCCGGTGATGTAA